The following proteins come from a genomic window of Malus domestica chromosome 02, GDT2T_hap1:
- the LOC139191478 gene encoding uncharacterized protein — MSPEAAADWEVFKENFKKRFVPPEYIDRKKQEFTQLKQKNMSAHEYYKKFIDLSRYDPDTNGNQVEMLHRFKQGTKRKWWTLASAIPCTTYHEFSKILVRMEESENLHSDNEEDEDKNDNQTKDSKGKGAPLCCRCNFRHHGECRRSGGSCYTCGQMGHRAAQCPQSQQRSQQSAMPPPALIQQNFGSGSYGQTSHGGVYHYQGDAAPNASGQYQYSQDPYFQTGYSQDPGGHTSYPPMPASGSQWYQGGQPRQGEGHIGLPEVTFVGERSGVRHGVISSMRAKKLLSKGCQGYLAHMVLNDVIPSSVEEVGVVRHYPDDLPGLPPDRDVEFSIDLLPVSAQGIHVDPQKIAAVENWEQPRTVIEVRSFLGLAGYYRRFVQDFSMIALPLTKLTRKDVKFEWDENCEQSFQQLKYCLTHAVSNGAS, encoded by the exons ATGTCACCTGAAGCGGCAGCTGATTGGGAAGTattcaaagagaattttaagaaaagatttgttcctccggagtacattgatcgtaagaagcaggagttcactcaattgaagcaaaagaatatgtcGGCGCATGAGTATTACAAGAAGTTTATAGACTTATCCCGCTATGATCCTGATACAAATGGTAATCAGGTAGAGATGCTTCACCGTTTTAAGCAGGGAACTAAGAGGAAATGGTGGACGCTTGCTAGTGCGATTCCTTGCACCACTTACCATGAGTTTTCTAAGATTTTGGTTCGAATGGAGGAATCCGAAAATCTTCATAGTGAtaatgaggaagatgaagataagAATGATAATCAGACGAAAGATAGCAAGGGTAAAG GTGCCCCGTTGTGCTGCCGTTGTAATTTCAGACATCATGGAGAGTGTAGGAGAAGTGGTGGTAGTTGCtacacttgtggacagatgggacATAGGGCTGCTCAGTGTCCCCAGAGTCAGCAGAGGTCTCAGCAGTCTgctatgccacctccagcgcTGATTCAGCAGAACTTTGGATCAGGCAGTTATGGTCAGACGAGTCATGGTGGTGTAtaccactatcagggtgatgctgCTCCCAATGCTTCTGGACAGTATCAGTATTCCCAGGATCCTTATTTTCAGACTGGGTATTCCCAAGATCCTGGAGGTCATACTTCATATCCTCCCATGCCAGCTAGTGGATCTCAATGGTATCAGGGAGGTCAGCCCCGGCAGGGAGAG gggcaTATTGGACTACCAgaagttacttttgtgggtgaaagaagtggagtgagacatggtgttatttcttcCATGAGGGCAAAGAAGTTATTATCaaaaggttgtcaaggatacttagcacatatggtgttaaatgatgttatTCCTAGCAGTGTGGAGGAAGTTGGAGTAGTCAGACATTATCCTgatgatttgcctggattgccgccagacagagatgtggaattttctattgatttgcttccag tatcggcacaaggaattcatgtagatcctcaaaagattgcagcagtggagaattgggaacagcCACGAACCGTCATTGAGGTGcgaagttttcttggtctagcaggttattatcgacggtttgttcaagatttttctatgattgctttaccattaacgaagttaaccaggaaggatgttaaattcGAGTGGGAcgagaattgtgagcaaagtttccaacagctgaaatattgcctcactcatgctgTGAGTAATGGTGCTTCCTAA